The following coding sequences are from one Thunnus maccoyii chromosome 17, fThuMac1.1, whole genome shotgun sequence window:
- the LOC121882603 gene encoding ALK and LTK ligand 2-like gives MSRLRRHFTMGLVLLMCTLTGHCSESAPSAAPAAAGRDAQRDLRRMAEIVRHVEESRGHHSAKTEAPLTARARTTPVEPKDLSNLKIDRGDQVVVVFPRDLRKKEKFLKHITGPLYFSPKCRKHVYRLYHHTRDCTIPAYFKRCARLLTRLAGSPQCTEG, from the exons ATGAGCAGACTGCGCAGACACTTCACTATGGGACTGGTGCTACTGATGTGCACGCTTACCGGCCACTGCAGCGAGAGCGCGCCCTCGGCGGCCCCAGCGGCGGCCGGCAGGGACGCGCAGCGGGACTTGAGGCGGATGGCGGAGATCGTGAGACACGTGGAGGAGAGCCGGGGTCACCACAGCGCGAAAACGGAAGCCCCGTTAACAGCGAGGGCGAGGACCACCCCGGTGGAGCCAAAGGATTTAAGCAACTTGAAAATAGACAGAGGGGATCAGGTTGTCG TCGTATTTCCCAGAGATCTCAGAAAGAAGGAGAAATTCCTAAAACATATAACAG GTCCACTCTACTTCAGTCCCAAGTGCAGGAAGCATGTGTACAGACTCTACCACCACACCAGAGACTGCACGATACCTGCGT ATTTCAAAAGATGTGCGCGGCTTCTCACACGGCTAGCCGGCAGCCCGCAGTGCACAGAGGGGTAG